In Pseudomonas putida, a genomic segment contains:
- a CDS encoding PhoX family protein: MSRDSGDNLDRNHSGNAPMTSVMDLYLSRRSVMRGSLGAAIAMIAGGGLAGCFDSNPGKDDGATSPGPQPTKPTQLSLGFQSIPGSRTDACTLASGYSAYVLAPWGTPLNSAGNAWKADGSNSAADQANAMGMHHDGMHFFPIEGSSEEGLLAINFEYIDQQALHPAGPTLDASGKRPAEEVRKEINAHGAGVVRLKKLDGRWQVVDNDPLNRRFTTASQMDISGPLRGSDHVKTRFSPDGTRCRGTNNNCGNGYTPWGTYLTCEENWPGIFVNKGTLPADQSRIGVVTSSGLYKWESAAGDSSEVDDEFTRFDVTPRGESATDDYRNEASTFGYIVEIDPFDASTRATKRTALGRLRHEGCCPGLAVAGKPLVWYMGDDSNNEYLYKFVSDAVWDAADATPRDRLATGAKYLDHGKLYVARFDADGTGVWLLLDVASKTAAGGTLGALYGDLPGIIVNTRGAADAVGATPMDRPEWTAVNPLNGDAYLTLTNNSVRSADKTDAANPRGPNLHGHIIRWHDSDDQLSFAWDIFVYGANAGGGAEINRSGLSELNQFASPDGMSFDSRGVLWFETDNSEKSVADYTNDQLLAVIPTQLVGADGKQVPVDAQNQADLRRFFVGPNGCEMTGITFTPDNKTLFINVQHPANWPYTDKATDATPAGTRVRPRAATVVIQRIDGGEIGTI, translated from the coding sequence ATGAGCCGAGACAGCGGCGACAACCTGGACCGCAACCACAGCGGCAATGCACCGATGACCAGCGTCATGGACCTGTACCTGAGCCGGCGCAGCGTAATGCGTGGCAGCCTGGGTGCCGCCATTGCCATGATCGCCGGTGGGGGCCTGGCAGGTTGCTTCGACAGCAACCCCGGCAAGGACGATGGCGCCACCTCGCCCGGCCCGCAGCCCACGAAGCCCACGCAGCTGTCGCTGGGCTTCCAGTCCATCCCCGGCTCGCGCACCGATGCCTGCACCCTCGCCAGCGGTTACAGCGCCTACGTCCTGGCCCCTTGGGGGACGCCATTGAACAGTGCCGGCAACGCCTGGAAAGCCGACGGCAGCAACAGCGCCGCCGACCAGGCCAACGCCATGGGCATGCACCACGACGGCATGCACTTCTTCCCCATCGAAGGCAGTTCCGAAGAGGGTCTGTTGGCCATCAACTTCGAATACATCGATCAGCAGGCACTGCACCCTGCCGGCCCGACGCTCGATGCCAGCGGCAAGCGCCCGGCCGAGGAGGTGCGCAAGGAGATCAACGCCCATGGTGCCGGCGTGGTCCGCCTGAAAAAGCTCGACGGGCGCTGGCAGGTGGTCGACAACGACCCGCTCAACCGCCGCTTCACCACCGCCTCGCAGATGGACATCAGCGGTCCCTTGCGAGGCAGCGACCACGTCAAGACCCGCTTCTCGCCCGACGGCACCCGTTGCCGCGGCACCAACAACAACTGCGGCAACGGCTACACGCCGTGGGGCACCTACCTCACCTGCGAAGAGAACTGGCCGGGGATCTTCGTCAACAAAGGCACCCTGCCCGCCGACCAGTCGCGCATCGGCGTCGTCACCTCCAGCGGCCTGTACAAGTGGGAAAGCGCCGCTGGCGATAGCAGCGAGGTAGACGATGAATTCACCCGTTTCGACGTGACCCCTCGCGGCGAGAGCGCCACCGACGATTACCGCAACGAAGCCAGCACCTTCGGCTACATCGTCGAGATCGACCCCTTCGATGCCAGCACCCGCGCCACCAAGCGCACCGCGCTGGGGCGTTTGCGCCATGAAGGCTGTTGCCCGGGCCTGGCGGTGGCAGGCAAGCCGCTGGTCTGGTACATGGGCGACGACTCCAACAACGAGTACCTGTACAAGTTCGTCTCCGACGCGGTGTGGGACGCGGCGGATGCCACCCCCCGCGACCGCCTGGCCACAGGCGCCAAGTACCTGGACCACGGCAAGCTCTACGTGGCCCGCTTCGATGCCGATGGCACGGGTGTCTGGCTATTGCTGGACGTCGCCAGCAAGACCGCCGCTGGTGGCACCCTGGGCGCGCTGTATGGCGACTTGCCGGGCATCATCGTCAACACCCGCGGCGCCGCCGACGCCGTAGGCGCGACCCCCATGGACCGGCCGGAGTGGACCGCCGTCAACCCACTCAATGGCGACGCCTACCTGACCTTGACCAACAATAGCGTGCGCAGCGCCGACAAGACCGATGCCGCCAACCCACGCGGGCCCAACCTGCATGGCCATATCATCCGCTGGCACGACAGCGACGATCAGCTGAGCTTTGCCTGGGATATCTTCGTGTACGGCGCAAACGCCGGTGGTGGCGCCGAAATCAACCGCTCGGGCCTGAGCGAACTGAACCAGTTCGCCAGCCCCGATGGCATGAGTTTCGATAGCCGTGGTGTGTTGTGGTTCGAGACCGACAACAGCGAGAAGAGCGTTGCCGACTACACCAACGATCAGTTGCTGGCGGTGATTCCTACGCAACTGGTGGGCGCCGATGGCAAGCAGGTACCGGTCGATGCGCAGAACCAGGCAGATCTACGCCGCTTTTTCGTTGGTCCGAACGGCTGCGAAATGACGGGTATCACCTTTACTCCGGACAACAAGACGCTGTTCATCAACGTGCAGCACCCGGCCAATTGGCCGTATACCGACAAGGCGACCGATGCCACACCAGCGGGCACGCGAGTGCGACCGCGGGCGGCGACGGTGGTGATTCAACGGATCGATGGCGGGGAGATTGGAACAATCTGA
- the purL gene encoding phosphoribosylformylglycinamidine synthase: MLILRGAPALSAFRHGKLLEQLSQKVPAVTGLYAEFAHFADVDGELTADQQQVLGRLLKYGPSVPVQEPSGRLFLVVPRLGTISPWASKASDIAHNCGLQSIQRLERGIAYYVAGSLSDADAELIAAELHDRMTQRVLAKLEQAADLFSHAQPKPMTSVDILAGGRQALAQANIDLGLALAEDEIDYLVNAFQNLARNPNDIELMMFAQANSEHCRHKIFNASWDIDGQAQEKSLFGMIKNTYQMHNEGVLSAYKDNASVIVGNVAGRFFPNPETRQYGAVQEPVHILMKVETHNHPTAIAPFSGASTGSGGEIRDEGATGRGAKPKAGLTGFTVSNLRIPGFEQPWEKAYGKPDRIVDALDIMIEGPLGGAAFNNEFGRPALTGYFRTFEQAINTPHGEEVRGYHKPIMLAGGMGNIREDHVQKGEITVGAKLIVLGGPAMLIGLGGGAASSVATGASSADLDFASVQRENPEMERRCQEVIDRCWQLGDDNPIAFIHDVGAGGISNAFPELVNDGGRGGRFELRNVPNDEPGMAPHEIWSNESQERYVLAVSAKDFERFQAICERERCPFAVVGEATEEPHLTVTDSHFNNTPVDMPLDVLLGKPPRMHRSVTREAELGDDFDPSELDLDSAVQRVLNHPAVASKSFLITIGDRTITGLVSRDQMVGPWQVPVADCAVTATSFDVYTGEAMAMGERTPLALLDAPASGRMAIGETLTNLAAAQIEKLSDIKLSANWMSAAGHPGEDARLYDTVKAVGMELCPELGITIPVGKDSMSMKTKWSEAGEEKSVTSPMSLIITGFAPVTDIRKTLTPQLRMDKGETDLILIDLGRGKNRMGASILAQTYGKIAAQAPDVDDAEDLKAFFAVIQGLNADGHLLAYHDRSDGGLLTTVVEMAFAGHCGLDLQLDPLTDNSKDVPAILFNEELGAVIQVRQDATPDVLAQFSAAGLGEECVAVIGKPVNNGEVSISLNGEVLFDDDRRMLQRQWAETSYQVQRLRDNADCADQEFDALLEEDNPGLSVKLGYDVNDDIAAPYIKKGVRPQVAILREQGVNGQVEMAAAFDRAGFAAIDVHMSDILAGRVDFAEFKGLVACGGFSYGDVLGAGEGWAKSALFNSRARDAFQGFFERSDSFALGVCNGCQMMSNLHELIPGTEHWPHFVRNRSEQFEARVAMVEVQKSNSIFLQGMAGSRMPIAIAHGEGHAEFASEEALLAADMSGCVALRYVDNHGKVTEAYPANPNGSPRGITGLTNRDGRVTIMMPHPERMFRAVQNSWRPDEWQEDAALMRMFRNARVWVN; the protein is encoded by the coding sequence ATGTTGATCCTGCGCGGCGCTCCTGCCCTTTCTGCCTTTCGCCACGGTAAATTACTCGAGCAACTGAGCCAGAAAGTCCCCGCTGTTACTGGTTTGTATGCCGAATTTGCCCACTTCGCCGACGTTGACGGCGAGCTGACCGCCGACCAGCAGCAGGTGCTGGGCCGTCTGCTCAAGTACGGCCCGAGCGTGCCGGTGCAGGAGCCAAGCGGCCGCCTGTTCCTGGTCGTGCCGCGGCTGGGCACCATCTCGCCCTGGGCCAGCAAGGCCAGCGACATCGCTCACAACTGTGGCCTGCAGTCGATCCAGCGCCTGGAGCGTGGTATCGCCTACTACGTCGCAGGTTCGCTGAGCGACGCCGACGCCGAGCTCATCGCCGCCGAGCTGCATGACCGCATGACCCAGCGCGTGCTGGCCAAGCTGGAGCAGGCCGCCGATCTGTTCAGCCACGCCCAGCCCAAGCCGATGACCTCGGTCGATATTCTTGCCGGCGGCCGCCAAGCCCTGGCCCAGGCCAACATCGACCTGGGCCTGGCCCTGGCCGAAGACGAGATCGACTACCTGGTCAACGCCTTCCAGAACCTGGCGCGCAACCCGAACGACATCGAGCTGATGATGTTCGCCCAGGCCAACTCCGAACACTGCCGTCACAAGATCTTCAACGCCAGTTGGGACATCGACGGCCAGGCTCAGGAAAAGAGCCTGTTCGGCATGATCAAGAACACCTACCAGATGCACAACGAAGGTGTGCTCTCGGCCTACAAGGACAACGCCTCGGTCATCGTCGGCAATGTCGCCGGGCGCTTCTTCCCGAACCCTGAGACCCGCCAGTACGGCGCGGTGCAGGAGCCGGTGCACATCCTGATGAAGGTCGAGACGCACAACCACCCGACCGCCATCGCCCCGTTCTCCGGCGCCTCCACCGGCTCCGGCGGCGAGATCCGCGACGAAGGTGCCACCGGCCGAGGCGCCAAGCCAAAGGCCGGCCTGACCGGCTTCACCGTGTCCAACCTGCGCATCCCCGGCTTCGAACAGCCATGGGAAAAGGCCTACGGCAAGCCGGACCGTATCGTCGATGCCCTCGACATCATGATCGAAGGCCCGCTGGGCGGCGCCGCGTTCAACAACGAATTCGGTCGTCCGGCGCTGACCGGTTACTTCCGTACCTTCGAGCAGGCCATCAATACCCCGCACGGTGAAGAAGTGCGCGGCTACCACAAGCCGATCATGCTCGCCGGCGGCATGGGCAACATCCGTGAAGACCACGTGCAGAAGGGCGAGATCACCGTCGGCGCCAAGCTGATCGTGCTCGGCGGCCCGGCCATGCTGATCGGCCTGGGCGGCGGCGCTGCTTCGTCGGTCGCCACCGGTGCCAGCTCCGCCGATCTCGATTTCGCCTCGGTACAGCGCGAAAACCCGGAAATGGAGCGCCGCTGCCAGGAGGTCATCGACCGGTGCTGGCAGCTGGGCGACGACAACCCGATCGCCTTCATCCACGACGTCGGCGCCGGTGGTATCTCCAACGCCTTCCCCGAACTGGTCAACGACGGTGGCCGCGGGGGCCGCTTCGAGCTGCGCAACGTGCCCAACGACGAGCCGGGCATGGCCCCGCACGAGATCTGGAGCAACGAATCGCAGGAACGTTACGTGCTGGCCGTCAGCGCCAAGGATTTCGAGCGCTTCCAGGCCATCTGCGAACGCGAGCGCTGCCCCTTCGCCGTAGTGGGTGAAGCGACCGAAGAGCCGCACCTGACCGTGACCGACAGCCACTTCAACAACACCCCGGTGGACATGCCGCTCGACGTGTTGCTGGGCAAGCCGCCGCGCATGCACCGTTCGGTGACCCGCGAAGCGGAGCTGGGTGACGACTTCGACCCGAGCGAGCTGGACCTGGACAGCGCCGTGCAGCGTGTGCTCAACCACCCGGCCGTGGCCAGCAAGAGCTTCCTGATCACCATCGGCGACCGTACCATCACAGGCCTGGTGTCCCGTGACCAGATGGTCGGCCCATGGCAGGTGCCGGTTGCCGACTGCGCCGTTACCGCCACCAGCTTCGACGTCTATACCGGTGAAGCCATGGCCATGGGCGAGCGTACGCCGCTGGCGCTGCTGGACGCCCCGGCGTCCGGCCGCATGGCGATCGGCGAGACCCTGACCAACCTGGCTGCCGCGCAAATCGAAAAGCTGTCCGATATCAAGCTGTCGGCCAACTGGATGTCCGCCGCCGGCCATCCCGGTGAAGACGCCCGTCTGTACGACACCGTCAAGGCAGTCGGCATGGAGCTGTGCCCGGAGCTGGGCATCACCATCCCTGTCGGCAAAGACTCGATGTCGATGAAGACCAAGTGGAGCGAAGCGGGCGAGGAGAAGAGCGTGACCTCGCCGATGTCGCTGATCATCACCGGCTTCGCCCCGGTCACCGACATTCGCAAGACCCTGACCCCGCAACTGCGCATGGACAAGGGCGAGACCGACCTGATCCTGATCGACCTGGGCCGTGGCAAGAACCGCATGGGTGCCTCGATCCTGGCGCAGACCTACGGCAAGATCGCGGCCCAGGCACCGGACGTCGACGACGCCGAAGACCTCAAGGCGTTCTTCGCCGTGATCCAGGGTCTGAACGCCGACGGCCACCTGCTGGCCTACCACGACCGTTCCGACGGCGGCCTGCTGACCACCGTGGTGGAAATGGCCTTTGCCGGCCATTGCGGCCTGGACCTGCAACTCGACCCGCTGACCGATAACAGCAAGGACGTGCCGGCCATCCTCTTCAACGAAGAGCTGGGAGCGGTGATCCAGGTTCGCCAGGATGCCACCCCGGACGTGCTGGCGCAGTTCAGCGCTGCAGGCCTCGGTGAAGAATGCGTTGCAGTGATCGGCAAGCCGGTCAACAACGGTGAAGTGTCCATCAGCCTCAATGGCGAAGTGCTGTTCGACGACGACCGTCGCATGCTGCAGCGCCAGTGGGCCGAGACCAGCTACCAGGTCCAGCGCCTGCGCGACAACGCCGACTGCGCCGACCAGGAATTCGACGCGCTGCTCGAAGAAGACAACCCAGGCCTGTCGGTGAAACTGGGCTATGACGTCAACGACGACATCGCCGCGCCGTACATCAAGAAGGGCGTGCGTCCGCAAGTGGCGATCCTGCGCGAGCAGGGTGTCAACGGCCAGGTCGAGATGGCAGCCGCCTTCGACCGCGCAGGCTTTGCCGCCATTGACGTGCACATGAGCGACATCCTCGCTGGCCGTGTCGATTTCGCCGAGTTCAAGGGGCTGGTGGCCTGCGGTGGCTTCTCCTACGGTGACGTGCTGGGCGCCGGTGAAGGCTGGGCCAAGTCGGCGCTGTTCAACAGCCGTGCCCGCGATGCCTTCCAAGGCTTCTTCGAGCGCAGCGACAGCTTCGCCCTGGGCGTGTGCAACGGTTGCCAGATGATGTCCAACCTGCACGAGCTGATTCCGGGCACCGAGCACTGGCCGCACTTCGTGCGCAACCGTTCGGAGCAGTTCGAGGCGCGCGTGGCCATGGTCGAAGTGCAGAAGTCGAACTCGATCTTCCTGCAGGGCATGGCCGGTTCGCGCATGCCGATCGCCATCGCCCACGGCGAAGGCCATGCCGAGTTCGCCAGTGAAGAAGCACTGCTGGCAGCAGACATGTCCGGTTGCGTGGCCCTGCGTTACGTCGACAACCACGGCAAGGTCACCGAAGCCTACCCGGCCAACCCGAACGGCTCGCCGCGCGGGATTACCGGCCTGACCAACCGCGATGGCCGCGTCACCATCATGATGCCGCACCCCGAGCGTATGTTCCGCGCCGTGCAGAACTCCTGGCGCCCGGACGAGTGGCAGGAAGACGCCGCGCTGATGCGCATGTTCCGCAATGCGCGGGTGTGGGTGAACTAA
- a CDS encoding NGG1p interacting factor NIF3 translates to MYKLAFFVPASHVDVVKEAVFAAGGGRIGDYDHCAWQTLGQGQFRPLDGSQPFIGQAGQVEVVEEWKVELVVADDLITQVVAALKQSHPYETPAYEVWRLAEF, encoded by the coding sequence GTGTACAAGCTCGCCTTCTTCGTCCCGGCCAGCCATGTGGACGTGGTCAAGGAAGCCGTGTTCGCCGCTGGCGGCGGACGCATTGGCGACTACGACCACTGCGCCTGGCAGACCTTGGGCCAGGGCCAGTTTCGCCCGTTGGACGGCAGCCAGCCGTTCATCGGGCAGGCAGGCCAGGTCGAGGTGGTCGAGGAGTGGAAGGTGGAGCTTGTGGTGGCTGACGATCTGATCACCCAGGTCGTCGCGGCGCTCAAGCAGAGCCACCCGTACGAGACGCCAGCCTATGAGGTCTGGCGGCTCGCCGAGTTCTAG
- a CDS encoding hemagglutinin repeat-containing protein — MQTISQLPPLRPDTLRWAISLALLASTPTLAQPALTPARGPGGTPLIGSGHGVPVIDIVAPNASGLSHNQFLDYNVGKPGVVLNNATQAGQSQLAGALQANSQFQGQAASTILNEVISRNTSLIEGPQEIFGRRADYILANPNGITINGGSFINTTRAGLLVGSPELQDARLNHLSTLDAQGSLHVLGGGGSNAEGALDLIAPRIDSKGLLQAKSDLNLTLGRNRIDYATGEVLQHLPGTPSNIDANLFGAMRAGRIRVVSTAEGAGVRVGPVKVWADQGIAIHSAGALEIAGEADLPSQLHSERGDLKLTAADDLDMRAAKGHAERIEIKAGNKLTLDAKTAESIAKDQKRWNKKFWFVTHETYERKRTTTDRQQQGTELRATDSIRLESGADMRLAAADIRAGGKLAVDSGANLDIVAGIDSQRIEEQVRHRKHLWRGDTDTDQYRESARASTLDGGHLNVTAKERLKVAGSNLHSRGDLDIAAKKVEVGTTALEQHGTRRNYRGDLVSGAFFGDRKGNDTQGRAVTGSNITADGKLQVTAEQVDIKGSRVHGEQDALLYGSKGSLVIEADHGNLTSSDHQRNSKLFGLFANNDDSTTRSQQVLRSDVGSSTNLRLASAEELRIQGAKVEAGGHLQVAAKGDVLIDGAQAINERETRSQQRGFSASVGQTQEAQDGKPGSRQYTASVGYDVSTRTSSQRQVTHEGSQLKGASVALSSDAHLQVNGARVEASAGDLDVQAKQVTLGARRNETQSSTEQTRSGGGLTLTGGIDRLGSLFEGHHQIDSTVERDSTVQRSELRASGDLRLKADELVSEAARVNAGGTLEVAAKHIDNRAVEDIHEREKRQEKWAGSLGASLEYRDLTRPIERLVQGEEAARFQQASPEDAMVAPSVGGDMTVEHLKRLENQRRGFAQVSELSGAQVAVKAERIDDEGTAWRADAGKLQIDAQQHHMRAAHNTQAHEVQHLAYGGDLRVDTSTGQDLNVRVAGKGGSLATQEQASTAVPGSLQGKSGIQVQLGSDGRYEGTRIDGGEGGVVMQSGGNLSLLQATDKASQTSGKLDGNAWAKVGNRPGSTGVDGRGYLDHGQRQASQTKAQVAQIDARGEVRLGSGGDLLLEGTRIGKREAKVADLHLKSDGLLTIKAASDTQQASGSGLGGGLELGLKTGGTKGGAVGGHFNHGRQDEEARQAIDAQFASASKLSLDSRAREDLALHLQGLQASAEQIELYASNGGMLIEASSNQERRDNLDITAGAGFNQSKGATDTRGIHGRVQVNLDQRNNHTWNADTLRADHIDVQSLGDTRLEGVSLEAGQITGNIGGDLRVASRKDSIDSLSVKVDARLSHEKNPQGYTNAARAVAGPFGGKVGEKAGPTLSKVEPGLSPTFKLEMSKQQRDTVAHQATLKGSAGIDLNVAGEAHLVGARMQSAKGEVALDAASVTRETLSGTDWRRDLSIDASNSPVDLGTAIADMAKGKGAADGDNALDLGLLRTSGHNRSEQWSSHIQGKAD; from the coding sequence ATGCAGACAATCTCGCAGCTACCTCCCTTGCGTCCCGACACCTTGCGCTGGGCCATTTCCCTTGCGTTGCTGGCGTCGACACCAACCCTGGCACAACCGGCACTGACGCCAGCACGGGGGCCTGGTGGCACCCCGCTGATCGGCAGCGGCCACGGCGTGCCGGTGATCGATATCGTCGCACCGAATGCCAGCGGCCTCTCGCACAACCAGTTCCTCGACTACAACGTCGGCAAGCCTGGCGTGGTGCTCAACAACGCCACCCAGGCCGGGCAGTCGCAGTTGGCCGGGGCGCTGCAGGCCAATTCGCAGTTCCAGGGGCAGGCGGCGTCGACCATCCTCAACGAGGTGATCAGCCGCAATACGTCGTTGATCGAAGGCCCGCAGGAGATCTTCGGTCGGCGCGCCGACTACATCCTGGCCAACCCCAATGGCATCACGATCAATGGCGGCAGCTTCATCAACACCACCCGGGCTGGCTTGCTGGTCGGCAGCCCCGAGCTGCAGGACGCACGGCTCAACCACCTCAGCACGCTCGATGCCCAGGGCAGCCTGCACGTGCTCGGCGGCGGAGGGAGCAATGCCGAAGGTGCCCTGGACCTGATCGCGCCACGTATCGACAGCAAAGGCCTGCTCCAGGCCAAGAGCGACCTCAACCTCACCCTGGGGCGCAATCGCATCGACTACGCCACTGGCGAAGTGCTGCAGCATTTACCCGGCACGCCGTCGAACATCGACGCCAACCTGTTCGGCGCGATGCGCGCCGGGCGCATTCGCGTGGTCAGCACTGCCGAAGGCGCTGGCGTGCGTGTCGGGCCGGTGAAGGTCTGGGCTGACCAAGGTATCGCCATTCATTCCGCCGGCGCGCTCGAGATCGCTGGCGAGGCCGATCTCCCGAGCCAACTGCATAGCGAACGTGGCGACTTGAAGCTGACGGCCGCCGACGACCTCGACATGCGCGCCGCCAAAGGCCATGCCGAGCGCATCGAGATCAAGGCCGGCAACAAGCTGACCCTGGACGCGAAAACCGCCGAGAGCATCGCCAAGGACCAAAAGCGCTGGAACAAGAAGTTCTGGTTCGTCACCCACGAAACCTACGAGCGCAAGCGCACCACCACCGACCGCCAGCAGCAGGGCACCGAACTGCGGGCCACTGACAGCATACGGCTGGAGTCCGGCGCCGATATGCGCCTGGCGGCTGCCGATATCCGCGCTGGCGGCAAACTTGCAGTGGACAGCGGGGCCAATCTCGACATCGTCGCCGGTATCGACAGCCAGCGCATCGAGGAACAGGTCCGCCACCGCAAGCACTTGTGGCGCGGCGATACGGACACCGACCAGTATCGCGAAAGCGCCCGCGCCAGCACACTCGATGGCGGGCACCTGAACGTCACCGCCAAGGAGCGGCTGAAGGTCGCGGGCAGCAACCTGCACAGCCGTGGCGACCTCGACATCGCCGCGAAGAAGGTCGAGGTCGGCACCACCGCACTGGAACAACACGGCACTCGACGCAATTACCGTGGCGATCTGGTGTCCGGTGCATTCTTTGGCGACCGCAAGGGTAACGATACCCAGGGCCGGGCAGTCACCGGCAGCAACATCACCGCCGACGGCAAGTTGCAGGTCACCGCCGAGCAGGTCGACATCAAGGGCAGCCGCGTGCATGGCGAGCAGGATGCGTTGCTGTATGGCAGCAAAGGCTCGTTGGTCATCGAGGCCGACCACGGCAACCTGACCTCCTCCGACCACCAGCGCAACAGCAAGCTGTTCGGCCTGTTCGCCAACAACGACGACAGCACCACCCGCAGCCAACAGGTGCTGCGCAGCGACGTCGGCTCGAGCACCAACCTGCGCCTGGCCAGCGCCGAGGAGCTGCGCATCCAGGGCGCCAAGGTCGAAGCGGGCGGCCACTTGCAGGTCGCGGCGAAGGGCGATGTGCTGATCGATGGCGCGCAAGCGATCAATGAACGCGAGACTCGCAGCCAGCAACGCGGCTTCAGCGCCAGCGTCGGGCAGACCCAAGAGGCCCAGGACGGTAAGCCTGGGTCGCGTCAATACACGGCAAGTGTCGGCTATGACGTGAGCACTCGCACCAGCTCGCAACGCCAGGTCACCCATGAGGGCAGCCAGCTCAAAGGCGCTTCGGTGGCACTGAGCAGCGATGCGCACCTGCAAGTCAATGGCGCCAGGGTCGAGGCCTCGGCGGGAGACCTCGACGTGCAAGCCAAACAGGTGACCCTTGGCGCCAGGCGCAACGAAACGCAGTCGAGCACCGAGCAGACGCGCAGCGGTGGTGGCCTGACGCTGACCGGCGGCATCGACCGGCTGGGCTCGCTGTTCGAAGGCCATCACCAAATCGACAGCACCGTCGAGCGTGACAGCACAGTGCAACGCAGCGAGCTGCGGGCCAGCGGCGACCTGCGCCTGAAGGCTGACGAGCTGGTCAGCGAAGCGGCGCGGGTCAATGCCGGCGGTACCCTCGAGGTGGCCGCCAAGCACATCGACAACCGCGCCGTAGAAGACATCCACGAACGGGAGAAACGCCAGGAAAAATGGGCTGGCAGCCTTGGCGCCAGCCTCGAATACCGCGACCTCACCCGGCCAATCGAACGCCTGGTCCAGGGTGAGGAAGCCGCGCGCTTCCAGCAGGCCTCCCCCGAGGATGCGATGGTCGCCCCCAGCGTGGGAGGCGACATGACCGTCGAGCACCTCAAGCGCCTGGAAAACCAGCGCCGCGGCTTCGCCCAGGTCAGCGAACTGTCCGGGGCGCAGGTTGCGGTGAAGGCCGAGCGTATCGACGACGAAGGCACTGCCTGGCGTGCCGACGCTGGCAAGCTGCAGATCGACGCCCAGCAACACCACATGCGCGCCGCCCACAACACCCAGGCGCACGAGGTACAGCACCTGGCCTATGGCGGCGATCTGCGGGTCGACACCAGCACCGGACAAGACTTGAACGTGCGCGTCGCCGGCAAGGGCGGCTCGTTGGCGACCCAGGAGCAGGCCAGTACTGCCGTGCCGGGTAGCCTCCAGGGCAAGAGCGGTATCCAGGTTCAGTTAGGCAGCGATGGTCGCTACGAGGGGACACGCATCGATGGCGGCGAAGGTGGCGTGGTGATGCAGAGTGGCGGCAACCTTTCCCTGCTCCAAGCCACCGACAAGGCCAGCCAGACGTCGGGCAAACTCGACGGCAACGCCTGGGCCAAGGTGGGCAATCGCCCGGGCAGCACCGGTGTCGATGGTCGCGGCTACCTGGACCACGGTCAGCGCCAGGCCAGCCAGACCAAGGCCCAGGTGGCCCAGATCGATGCCAGGGGCGAGGTACGCCTGGGCAGTGGCGGCGACCTGCTGCTCGAAGGCACTCGTATCGGCAAGCGCGAGGCCAAGGTGGCCGACCTGCACCTGAAGAGCGATGGCCTGTTGACCATCAAGGCCGCCAGCGATACCCAGCAGGCCAGCGGTAGCGGCCTTGGCGGCGGCCTGGAGCTCGGCTTGAAGACCGGCGGTACCAAGGGCGGCGCAGTCGGTGGCCACTTCAACCATGGCAGGCAGGACGAGGAGGCTCGCCAGGCGATCGACGCCCAGTTCGCCAGCGCCAGCAAGCTCAGCCTGGACAGCCGCGCCCGCGAAGACCTCGCCCTGCATCTGCAAGGCCTGCAGGCTTCTGCCGAGCAGATCGAGCTGTACGCGAGCAACGGCGGCATGCTGATCGAGGCGTCGTCCAACCAGGAACGCCGCGACAACCTCGACATCACCGCCGGAGCCGGCTTCAACCAGTCCAAGGGCGCAACCGATACCCGCGGTATACATGGGCGCGTGCAGGTCAACCTGGACCAACGCAACAACCACACCTGGAACGCCGACACCCTGCGCGCCGATCACATCGACGTGCAAAGCCTCGGCGACACGCGTCTGGAGGGCGTCAGCCTGGAGGCTGGCCAGATCACTGGCAACATCGGCGGCGACCTGCGTGTCGCCAGCCGCAAGGACAGCATCGACAGCCTGAGCGTCAAGGTGGACGCCCGCTTGAGCCACGAGAAGAACCCGCAGGGCTACACCAACGCAGCCAGAGCCGTGGCAGGCCCCTTCGGCGGCAAGGTGGGCGAAAAGGCCGGCCCGACGCTGAGCAAGGTCGAACCTGGCCTTTCCCCGACCTTCAAACTCGAGATGTCCAAGCAGCAGCGTGACACGGTGGCCCACCAAGCCACCCTCAAAGGTAGCGCGGGCATCGACCTGAACGTGGCCGGCGAGGCGCACCTGGTAGGTGCGCGGATGCAGTCGGCCAAGGGCGAGGTAGCGCTCGACGCGGCGAGCGTGACCCGAGAAACGCTGAGCGGCACCGATTGGCGCCGCGATCTGTCGATCGACGCCTCCAACTCTCCCGTCGACCTGGGTACCGCCATCGCCGATATGGCCAAGGGCAAGGGGGCTGCTGACGGCGACAACGCGCTGGACCTGGGGCTGTTGCGCACCAGCGGGCACAACCGCAGTGAGCAGTGGTCTTCGCACATCCAAGGCAAGGCTGACTAA